In the genome of Polaribacter sp. MED152, one region contains:
- the rplM gene encoding 50S ribosomal protein L13 has protein sequence MNTLSYKTVSANAATVNKEWVLVDADGQTLGRLASKVAKLIRGKYKPNYTPHVDCGDNVVIINAEKIVLTGNKMRDKSYIRHTGYPGGQRSLTATEMFEKDPTRLIEKAVKGMLPKNTLGSALYRNLYVYAGGEHKHAGQEPKAINLNDYK, from the coding sequence ATGAACACATTAAGTTACAAAACAGTATCAGCAAACGCAGCTACCGTAAACAAGGAGTGGGTTTTAGTTGATGCGGACGGGCAAACGTTGGGTCGTCTAGCTTCTAAAGTAGCTAAGCTAATTAGAGGTAAATACAAACCAAATTATACTCCTCACGTAGATTGTGGAGATAACGTGGTTATTATCAACGCAGAAAAAATTGTACTAACTGGAAACAAGATGAGAGACAAGTCTTACATTCGTCACACAGGTTATCCAGGTGGTCAAAGATCGTTAACTGCAACAGAAATGTTCGAGAAAGATCCTACAAGATTAATCGAGAAAGCAGTAAAAGGAATGTTACCTAAAAATACATTAGGTAGTGCTTTATACAGAAACCTGTATGTATATGCAGGTGGTGAGCACAAACACGCAGGTCAAGAACCTAAAGCTATTAACCTTAACGATTACAAATAA
- the rpsB gene encoding 30S ribosomal protein S2 — MANINIQELLDSGVHFGHLTRKWNPNMAPYIYTERNGVHIIDLYKTAAKIEETSEALKKIANSGRKILFVATKKQAKDIVAEKAKAVNMPYITERWPGGMLTNFVTIRKAVKKMASIDRMKQDGSFDALSKREKLQINRQREKLEKNLGSISDMTRLPGALFVIDIKKEHIAVAEAQKLNIPIFAMVDTNSDPRLVDYVIPANDDASKSIDKVLGFVTDAIAEGLSERKADKEKGKETKAPKKEKAPAKDAVKAEKPNLEEAVVNTTEGTTTAKEAKAEEKAEEKK; from the coding sequence ATGGCAAACATAAACATTCAAGAATTACTAGATAGTGGTGTTCATTTTGGACACTTAACTAGAAAATGGAACCCTAACATGGCTCCTTATATTTATACAGAAAGAAATGGTGTACACATCATTGATTTGTATAAAACTGCAGCTAAAATAGAAGAGACTTCAGAAGCTTTAAAAAAGATTGCTAACTCTGGACGTAAAATTTTATTTGTTGCTACAAAAAAGCAAGCAAAAGATATCGTTGCTGAAAAAGCAAAAGCGGTAAACATGCCTTACATCACAGAAAGATGGCCAGGTGGTATGTTAACTAACTTTGTTACTATTAGAAAAGCTGTTAAGAAAATGGCTTCTATTGATAGAATGAAGCAAGATGGTTCTTTTGATGCATTATCAAAAAGAGAAAAATTACAAATTAATCGTCAAAGAGAAAAATTAGAAAAGAATTTAGGTTCTATCTCTGATATGACTCGTTTACCTGGTGCTTTATTTGTAATCGATATTAAAAAAGAACACATTGCTGTAGCAGAAGCTCAAAAATTAAATATTCCAATTTTTGCAATGGTAGATACAAACTCTGATCCAAGATTAGTAGATTATGTAATTCCTGCCAATGACGATGCTTCTAAATCTATTGATAAAGTTTTAGGTTTTGTAACCGATGCAATTGCTGAAGGTTTATCTGAAAGAAAAGCAGACAAAGAAAAAGGTAAAGAAACTAAAGCTCCTAAAAAAGAAAAAGCACCTGCAAAGGATGCTGTAAAAGCTGAGAAGCCTAATTTAGAAGAAGCTGTAGTAAATACAACAGAAGGAACAACAACAGCTAAAGAAGCGAAAGCTGAAGAAAAAGCTGAAGAAAAAAAATAA
- the tsf gene encoding translation elongation factor Ts: MGTVKVSAADVKKLREATGAGMMDCKKALVEAGGDFDQAIDVLRKKGQKIAAKRADRESTEGVAVTRINDDKTEGVAIVLACETDFVGKNEKFVALGGEFADIALNYDNKEDFLAADFGGMTVADKLVEQTGVIGEKLEITAFEKVKAAYVGAYTHIGKIAALVGLSAVVDNAETLAKDVAMQVASMGATTLSYKDFDPAYVAAETEARIAVIEKDNIELGRLGKTLKNVPQFISRSQLTPEVLAQAEADAKAQLAAEGKPEQIWDRILPGKMERFVADNTTLDMEQCLLDQTFIKDEKKNVADYVNTYGDVEISSFKRVTLG, encoded by the coding sequence ATGGGAACAGTAAAAGTAAGTGCTGCTGATGTTAAAAAATTAAGAGAAGCTACTGGAGCTGGAATGATGGACTGTAAAAAGGCATTAGTTGAAGCAGGTGGTGATTTTGATCAAGCAATTGACGTTTTACGTAAGAAAGGACAGAAAATTGCAGCAAAAAGAGCTGATAGAGAATCTACAGAAGGTGTTGCTGTTACAAGAATAAACGATGACAAAACAGAAGGTGTTGCCATTGTTTTAGCTTGTGAAACTGACTTTGTTGGTAAAAACGAAAAGTTTGTTGCTTTAGGAGGTGAATTCGCAGATATCGCTTTAAACTATGACAACAAAGAAGATTTCTTAGCTGCTGATTTTGGTGGTATGACTGTTGCTGATAAATTAGTTGAACAAACTGGTGTAATTGGTGAAAAATTAGAAATTACTGCTTTTGAAAAAGTTAAAGCTGCTTATGTTGGTGCTTATACTCACATTGGTAAAATTGCTGCTTTAGTAGGTTTATCTGCTGTTGTAGATAATGCTGAAACTTTAGCGAAAGACGTTGCTATGCAAGTAGCATCTATGGGAGCAACAACTTTATCTTACAAAGATTTTGATCCTGCGTATGTAGCTGCTGAAACAGAAGCTAGAATTGCAGTTATTGAAAAAGATAATATTGAGTTAGGTAGATTAGGTAAAACATTAAAAAATGTACCTCAATTTATTTCTAGATCTCAATTAACTCCTGAGGTTTTAGCGCAAGCTGAAGCTGATGCAAAAGCACAATTAGCTGCTGAAGGAAAACCAGAGCAAATTTGGGATAGAATTTTACCAGGAAAAATGGAAAGATTCGTTGCTGATAATACTACTTTAGATATGGAGCAGTGTTTATTAGACCAAACTTTTATTAAAGATGAAAAGAAAAATGTTGCGGACTACGTAAACACGTATGGTGATGTTGAAATATCATCTTTTAAAAGAGTAACTTTAGGATAG
- the rpsI gene encoding 30S ribosomal protein S9 — MDIVHKIGRRKTAVARIYLSEGKGNITVNKKDYKSYFTTGTLQYKVQQPLMLTENLESYDIKVNVYGGGVTGQAEAIRLAITRALVSINEDHRAVLKPEGLLTRDPRMVERKKFGQKKARKKFQFSKR; from the coding sequence ATGGATATAGTACACAAAATCGGTAGAAGAAAAACAGCTGTTGCTCGTATTTATCTTTCAGAAGGTAAAGGTAACATCACTGTAAATAAAAAAGACTATAAAAGTTACTTTACTACAGGTACTTTACAGTATAAAGTTCAACAACCTTTAATGTTAACAGAAAACTTAGAATCTTACGATATTAAGGTTAATGTTTATGGTGGTGGAGTTACTGGACAAGCTGAAGCTATTCGTTTAGCAATTACAAGAGCTTTAGTTTCTATTAACGAAGATCATAGAGCTGTCTTAAAACCAGAAGGATTATTAACGAGAGACCCAAGAATGGTTGAACGTAAGAAATTTGGTCAGAAGAAAGCACGTAAAAAATTCCAATTCTCGAAACGTTAA
- a CDS encoding DUF3857 domain-containing protein, giving the protein MVSLKEKLVTEFFYDGDNFVEYFLEHKVLWLNSDDVIEDYNKIYLPFSSDSELQINKARVIDVKGKIIDLDESKILTAEDEESGRTYKYFAFEGITKGSFIEFLYVVKRSPLYMGKRITVQASYPKSNVQFDLFSPNNLIFDIKTYNGVPSITEDTTNVNKNHYKLRIPKIDKLENEYMSAYNASRGSLIYKLDKNTANNSSNIVSYDKVSQNLYDYYYKDYSKNTVQAINSFLKELNISSTTEEEQKIRVIDNFIKSNVYSSDIYSEDLENLDEVLNKKVANETGVLKLYLALLRSLNIKHELVLTSNRKELKFDRKFEANNFLTEFLIYFPKHKKYLSPNANNTRYGFPAPFYTDNYGLFIKEVTVGDFKFALGKIKYIKPVKAAMNLDTMVVDVSFDDEDLTTNSIHFERAFNGYYAMNIQPFTNLIIGEKRQELIDGIFENISENIEISKSEMINDSPNLFGVKPITFISDFSSNDFVEKAGRKYLFKLGKLIGAQMQLYQEKKRVLPLENEFQRSYFRTINIKIPEGYKITNLDEINISNVYNLKGKELFSFKSYYSIEGNVLKITADEHYRKNIVAVDIYEEYRKVINSAADFNKIVLLLEKE; this is encoded by the coding sequence ATGGTTTCTTTAAAAGAGAAATTAGTAACAGAATTTTTTTATGATGGAGATAATTTTGTGGAATATTTTTTAGAACATAAAGTACTTTGGTTAAATTCAGATGATGTTATAGAAGACTATAATAAAATTTATTTGCCATTTTCGTCAGATTCAGAACTTCAAATAAACAAAGCTAGAGTTATAGATGTAAAAGGTAAAATAATAGATTTAGATGAATCTAAGATACTTACTGCAGAAGATGAAGAGTCAGGTAGAACATATAAATACTTCGCATTTGAAGGTATCACAAAAGGTAGTTTTATTGAGTTTTTATATGTGGTTAAAAGAAGCCCATTATATATGGGTAAAAGAATTACTGTACAAGCATCATATCCAAAAAGTAATGTTCAATTTGATTTATTTTCACCTAACAATTTAATTTTTGACATAAAAACGTATAATGGGGTACCTAGTATTACTGAAGACACAACAAATGTCAATAAGAATCATTACAAGCTAAGAATTCCTAAAATTGATAAACTAGAAAACGAATATATGTCTGCATATAATGCTTCTAGAGGTTCCTTAATCTATAAATTAGATAAAAACACCGCTAATAATAGCAGTAATATTGTTTCTTATGATAAGGTTTCGCAAAATCTGTACGACTATTATTACAAAGATTATTCTAAAAACACAGTACAGGCAATTAACTCGTTTTTGAAAGAATTAAACATTTCTAGCACTACAGAAGAAGAACAAAAAATAAGGGTTATTGATAATTTTATAAAATCGAATGTTTACTCATCAGACATTTATAGTGAGGATTTAGAAAATTTAGATGAAGTATTAAATAAAAAAGTAGCCAATGAAACAGGAGTGCTAAAGTTGTATTTGGCTTTATTAAGAAGTTTAAATATAAAACACGAACTTGTTTTAACAAGTAATCGAAAAGAGTTAAAGTTTGATAGAAAGTTTGAAGCTAATAATTTTCTAACCGAGTTTTTAATCTACTTTCCAAAACACAAAAAGTACCTTTCTCCAAATGCCAACAATACTAGATATGGCTTTCCAGCTCCTTTTTATACAGATAACTATGGGTTGTTTATTAAAGAGGTTACTGTAGGTGATTTTAAATTTGCCCTTGGTAAAATCAAATATATTAAGCCTGTAAAAGCAGCCATGAATTTGGATACTATGGTTGTGGATGTTAGTTTCGATGATGAAGATTTAACAACTAACAGTATTCATTTTGAAAGGGCTTTTAATGGTTATTATGCTATGAACATACAGCCATTTACTAATTTAATTATAGGTGAAAAAAGGCAAGAATTAATTGACGGAATTTTTGAAAATATCAGTGAGAACATAGAAATCTCAAAAAGTGAAATGATAAATGACTCGCCTAATTTATTTGGTGTAAAACCTATAACTTTTATATCAGATTTTTCAAGTAATGATTTTGTAGAAAAAGCAGGAAGAAAATATCTTTTTAAACTAGGTAAATTAATTGGTGCACAAATGCAGTTATATCAAGAAAAGAAAAGAGTACTTCCTTTAGAGAATGAGTTTCAAAGAAGTTATTTTAGAACAATCAATATAAAAATTCCTGAAGGGTATAAGATTACGAATTTAGATGAAATAAACATTAGCAACGTTTATAATTTAAAGGGCAAAGAGTTATTTTCTTTCAAGTCTTATTATTCTATAGAAGGCAACGTTCTTAAAATTACTGCAGATGAACATTATAGAAAGAATATAGTTGCAGTAGATATTTATGAAGAATATAGAAAGGTTATTAATAGCGCTGCCGATTTTAATAAAATAGTATTGCTTTTAGAGAAAGAATAA